In Heliangelus exortis chromosome Z, bHelExo1.hap1, whole genome shotgun sequence, a genomic segment contains:
- the PPWD1 gene encoding peptidylprolyl isomerase domain and WD repeat-containing protein 1 codes for MASSESDRKRKVPEVAGGSEEAAAEGDDDDEERWVGPLPGEAAQAKKRRVLEFERVYLENLPCASMYERSYMHRDVITHVACTKTDFIITASHDGHVKFWKKIEEGIEFVKHFRSHLGVIESIAVSSEGALFCSVGDDKAMKVFDVVNFDMINMLKLGYYPGQCEWVYCPGDAISSVATSEKSTGKIFIYDGRGNNQPLHVFDKLHTSSLTQIRLNPVYKVVVSSDKSGMIEYWTGTPHEYKFPKNVTWEYKTDTDLYEFAKCKAYPSSISFSPDGKKMATLGSDRKVRIFRFLTGKLMRVFDESLSMFTELQQMRQQLPDMEFGRRMAVERELEKVDAVRLINIIFDETGHFVLYGTMLGIKVINVETNRCVRILGKQENIRVMQLALFQGVAKKHRAAITIEMKASENPVLQNIQADPTVICTAFKKNRFYMFTKREPEDTKSADSDRDVFNEKPSKEEVMAATQAEGPKRVSDSAIIHTSMGDIHIKLFPVECPKTVENFCVHSRNGYYNGHIFHRIIKGFMIQTGDPTGTGMGGESIWGGEFEDEFHSTLRHDRPYTLSMANAGPNTNGSQFFITVVPTPWLDNKHSVFGRVTKGMEVVQRISNVKVNPKTDKPYEDISIINITVK; via the exons ATGGCGTCGTCTGAGTCGGATCGTAAGCGAAAGGTGCCAGAGGTGGCGGGAGGCAGCGAGGAGGCAGCGGCGGAAGGTGACGACGACGACGAGGAGCGCTGGGTCGGGCCGCTCCCGGGAGAGGCCGCGCAGGCGAAAAAGAGGAGAG TTCTTGAATTTGAACGCGTTTATCTTGAAAATCTACCGTGTGCTTCGATGTATGAACGCAGTTACATGCATAGAGATGTCATTACACATGTGGCATGTACTAA AACAGATTTTATCATAACAGCCAGTCATGATGGACATgtaaaattctggaaaaaaatagaagaaggGATTGAATTTGTTAAACACTTCCGGAGTCACCTGG GTGTTATTGAGAGTATTGCTGTTAGTTCAGAAGGGGCATTATTCTGTTCAGTTGGTGATGACAAAGCAATGAAGGTGTTTGATGTAGTCAACTTTGATATGATCAACATGCTGAAACTTGG CTACTACCCTGGCCAGTGTGAGTGGGTATATTGCCCTGGAGATGCCATATCTTCTGTTGCAACATCTGAGAagagcacaggaaaaatattcatATATGATGGAAGAGGAAATAACCAGCCACTTCATGTCTTTGATAAACTCCATACATCCTCCCTTACTCAGATACGGCTGAACCCTGTCTACAAAGTAGTTGTGTCTTCTGACAAGTCTGGGATGATCGAGTACTGGACTGGTACTCCTCATGAATATAAATTTCCCAAGAATGTGACCTGGGAGTATAAAACAGATACTGATCTATATGAATTTGCTAAATGCAAGGCTTACCCATCCAGCATAAGTTTCTCACCTGATGGCAAGAAAATGGCCACTCTTGGGTCTGACAGAAAAGTCAGAATTTTCCGTTTTCTGACGGGGAAGCTCATGAGAGTCTTTGATGAATCTCTGAGT atgTTTACAGAACTTCAGCAGATGAGACAGCAACTACCAGACATGGAATTTGGCAGACGTATGGCAGTTGAGCGTGAGCTGGAGAAAGTGGACGCAGTAAgattaataaatataatttttgatGAGACTGGACACTTCGTTCTCTATGGAACAATGTTGGGCATTAAGGTCATAAATGTGGAGACTAACAG ATGTGTTCGTATCTTGGGAAAACAAGAGAACATCAGAGTGATGCAACTAGCTTTGTTCCAAGGAGTAGCAAAGAAACATCGTGCTGCAATCACTATAGAGATGAAGGCATCTGAAAATCCTGTTCTCCAGAATATCCAGGCAGATCCAACTGTAATTTGCAcggcttttaaaaaaaacagattttacatG tttACTAAACGTGAACCAGAAGATACGAAGAGTGCAGATTCTGACAGAGATGTATTTAATGAGAAACCTTCTAAAGAAGAGGTCATGGCAGCCACTCAGGCAGAAGGTCCCAAAAGAGTTTCAGACAGTGCCATCATCCACACAAGCATGGGAGATATTCATATCAAGCTTTTTCCTGTTGA GTGCCCCAAAACAGTGGAAAACTTCTGTGTGCACAGCAGAAATGGTTATTACAATGGACACATATTTCACCGTATCATCAAG GGTTTCATGATTCAGACTGGTGACCCAACTGGTACAGGAATGGGAGGTGAAAGTATTTGGGGAGGAGAATTTGAAGATGAGTTTCATTCAACTTTACGACATGACAGGCCATACACACTCAGCATGGCTAATGCAGGACCAAATACCAATGGCTCCCAGTTTTTTATAACAGTAGTGCCAACT CCATGGTTAGACAACAAGCACAGCGTGTTTGGACGGGTGACTAAAGGAATGGAAGTTGTTCAGAGAATCTCAAATGTAAAAGTCAATCCCAAAACTGACAAACCCTATGAAGATATTAGCATCATTAATATCACAGTGAAGTAA